One stretch of Oceanimonas pelagia DNA includes these proteins:
- a CDS encoding response regulator transcription factor: MRILVVEDNPDILVNIVDYLGLKGCVVDALGNGAAAEALLARQEFDLLVLDLGLPGLDGLELCRRLRRELNPMPVLMLTARDTLHDKLAGFEVGADDYLVKPFALPELWSRIQAVLKRSQRQLVRRLTVADLTLDLDTLRVSRQGRNINLNPKCLKLLEVLMKQSPGVVSRATLASQLWADEPPDSDGLKSHIYLLRSAIDKPFDRPLLHTVHGQGYRLAATDSCA, from the coding sequence TCGATTACCTCGGCCTCAAGGGTTGTGTCGTCGACGCCCTGGGCAACGGCGCCGCCGCCGAGGCGCTGCTGGCCCGGCAAGAGTTCGACCTGCTGGTGCTGGATCTGGGCCTGCCGGGGCTCGACGGCCTGGAGCTGTGCCGGCGGCTGCGCCGGGAGCTGAACCCCATGCCGGTGCTGATGCTCACCGCCCGCGATACCCTGCACGACAAGCTGGCCGGATTTGAGGTGGGCGCCGACGATTACCTGGTCAAGCCCTTTGCCCTGCCGGAGCTGTGGTCGCGCATTCAGGCGGTACTGAAGCGCAGCCAGCGGCAACTGGTGCGCCGGCTGACGGTGGCGGATCTGACCCTGGATCTGGATACCTTGCGGGTCAGCCGTCAGGGACGCAACATCAACCTCAACCCCAAATGCCTGAAATTGCTGGAAGTGCTGATGAAACAGTCTCCCGGGGTGGTCAGCCGGGCGACCTTGGCCAGCCAGCTGTGGGCCGACGAGCCCCCCGACAGCGACGGTCTCAAGTCGCACATCTACCTGCTGCGCAGCGCCATCGACAAGCCCTTTGACCGGCCGCTGCTGCACACGGTGCACGGCCAGGGATACCGGCTGGCAGCCACCGACTCATGCGCCTGA